The genome window ATAGTGAATCTATTCAGCTGAAGGAGAAATTGGGTCAGAGGGAAGTGGAATACTCAGCTCTGTCTGAGATGCATGAGCTGCATAAGAGTAAAACATTGGCTCAAATTACGGGATTAGAGGCTGCTGTGGCAGGGCTGGTACTGGAGCTGGAATCTTTGCGAGGTCAGAAAACAGATATCGAAGTTGAGATTGAGAACAAAGAAACTCAAGTGAAACAACTAGCAGAAGAGAATGCGGGACTGCAAGCCCGAATTTCACAACTTGAATCAATATCAAATGAGAGAGAAGCCGAATTTTCTTCCCTGGCAAAGAAATTTGAGGACAGCAGTAACGAATATGGTCAGCTACAGGAGAAACTGGGTCAGATGGAAGTGGAACACTCAACTCTGGCTGAGATGCATGAGCTGCATAAGAGTAAAACGTTGGCTCAAATTACAGGTTTAGAGGCTGCTGTGGCAGGGCTGGAACTGGAGCTGGAATCCTTGCGAGGTCAGAAAGAAGATATAGAAGTTGAGATTGAGAAGAAAGAAACTCAAGTGAAACAACTAGCAGAAGAGAATGTGGGATTGCAAGCCCGAATTTCAGAACTTGAATCAATATCAAATGAGAGAGAAGCTGAACTTTCTGCTCTGACGAAGAAACTTGAGGACAGCAGCAATGAATATGGTCAGCTACAAGAGAAACTGGGTCAGAGGGAAAAGGAATACTCAACTCTGTCTGAGATGCACAATCTGCATGAGATTGAAACACTggataaaataaaaggatttgACTCAGAAGTTACAGGGCTAGCACTGGAGCTGGAATCTTTGCGACATGAGAAGAGTGGTTTGGAAGTAGAGATCGAGAGCAAAGAAACTGTAGCAAAACAACTGGGAGAGGAAAATGCGGGACTGCAAGCCCGAATTTCAGAACTTGAATCGACTTTGAAAGACAGAGAAGCTGAACTTTCTGCTCTCACAAAGAAACTTGAGGACAGCAATCATGAATCGTCATCCAGAATAGCAGATTTGTCCGCACAGATCAATAATCTGCTAGCTGAGGTAGATTCTTTGCGTGCCCAGAAAGTTGAGTTGGAGGAACTTATAGTATCCAAAGGTGATGAAGCATCGACCCAGGTCAAGGGATTAATGGAACAAGTAAATGTGTTGCAGCAGGAATTGTTGTCAATGCAGAGCGGGAAAACTGAATTGCAAGTGCAGCTTGAGAACAAAACTCAAGAAGTTTCTGAATTCTTGATACAGATACAGAATCTGAAAGAAGAAATAACAAACAAGATAACGGATCATGAGAGGGTTgtggaagagaaagagagtttgacggcagaaaagagagagattgagataaAGGTGGACTCAATACACAACCACAAAAGTGAACTCGAAGAGGAGATAAGAACAAAATGCCTCGAGAGTGATCAGTTGAGAGTGGAAATTGTTGAGCTAAGGGATCAAATTGTTGAATTTGAGAGGAGACTAACAGAAAAAGAGGCCGAGTTTTCTTCCCTCCAGGAGAAACATGACAGTGCAGTGAATGACACTTCTGCTCAAATAACAGCCTTTGTATCACAGGTTACTAATCTACAACAGGATTTGGATTTATTGCAGGCTGAGAAGAACCAGATGGAGTTGCAGTTTGAGAGGGAGAAACAAGAACTTTCACAGAGCCTGACGCAATTGGAAAATGAAAAGGTTGAGTTAGAGAGCAAGATTGCTGATCATCAGAGACTGCTGAATGAACACGAGGAGACATATGGCAAGTTAAAAGATGAATATATGCAGCTGGAGAGTCATATCCAGGACAGTAAGGTCAACCAAGACGCTGCAGAAAGGAAAATCGAGCAAATGGCGGAAGATTTCAGTAAGAAAATTGAATCCAAAGATGAGACAATAGCTGATTTGGAGCAAGAGGCTGAATATCTGAAACGAGATCTTGAAGAAAAAGGGTACGAGCTTAGTTCTTTGGTTGAAAACTCCCGTAATGTTGAAGTTAAGCTCCGCCTGTCAAACCAGAAGCTCCGGGTTACAGAGCAGGTATTGACTGAGAAAGAGGAGAGCTTCAGAAAGGCAGAACTGAAATTCCTGGAAGAACAGAGAGCACTTGAAGACAGGATTGCTAGATTGTCTGATATAATCTCTGCAAACAACGAAGCCTATCAAAGAAACATCACACTTGTTGCAGAAAATGTGAACAGTTCTTTCAGCGGAATGGAATccatgataaaaaaatttatggaCAACTGTGCAGAGTATGAGACGTGCATTCTGGAAACATCACAGGAGCTTCACGTTGCAAAGAATTGGGTTGCAGAAACAAGGAGTGAAAGAGAGACGTTGAAGAGGGAGGTGGGGGACCTAATTGAACAACTGCGAGATAAGAAAGAAGAAGCATTGGTGCTTGGAGAGCAGGTCAAGAGGATGCGGGCAAAGGCAAGCAAGGAAGAAGTGGAGAAGGGGAGTCTGATCAAGGCCATGAGccaacttgagaagaaagcggCGGACTTGGAGAAGGTGGTGGAGGAGAAAACAGAGGGAATGCTGGGATTAGGAGAGGAGAAGAGGGAAGCCATAAGACAGTTGTGCATTTGGATCGAGTATCACCAAAGCCGGTACGATCATCTCAAGGAAATTCTCTCGAAGACAACTCCTGCAAGAGGCCAGACGAGGGCTTCGACATCTCGTCCttgataaatatatatatatatatttttttcctttgattgcAATATGACAGTTTTTAGTCCCTTTGCATCAtgaattgtttttattgattccATTTTTTGTGTTTCTTTTGAAGGCTAGTGTTTATAAAGCATTTTAGGTAGAGCTTGAAACGTATATGCACGAGTTTGCTTGTAAATTTTGCTTTTGTTCTCGTCCATTGAATGCAGGCATTTATAAAATGCAGATGGTTCTTTGTTAACCTCATTTGCGTCGAATGTCACTGGTTTAGAcgaaaaataagatttttcgaATCCATCAACACATACAATCACGTTATCTGTAAATGTAATATTCAAAGATTGGCACAAAATATTCGAACTTCAAGAGGTAACGGtaccaaacactttgaagaaaataaatctcAAAGTGCAAAAGTTCAACTCATTCCTTGCAAAACTGCTGTTTTGGCGAATCCACGTGTTGTACAGCGTCACTTTTAGTTTGCCAACTGATTCGCTCAAAAATGCCCGCAGTATACGGAAGGCAAATGGACAATAAATAGAACTGAGCAAAATTACTCGTATTCTGTAGAAATCAATCCATTGTAATGCATAATTTCCTTGAAAGATAATACTTATTGTCACAatgccaaagcatatgaataggAAAGCTAAAAGCTATAGTCGTTCGGATGAAGACAGATATGTGTATAAGATGGACGGGAAGGACTATCAACCTGGGCTATACGTCTGCTTCTAAACTTCCTcctataaattattaaaaaatccTGACACTTTACCTTCTACGCAGTCCATTCCCGCTCATTTCCAGATTTAGAACAGAAGTTAAACATATGGCTCACGGTTCTCTATGCTTTTAGTCAGATATCCTCATCTCAACTCCAAGAACATCCTTCACTACCTCATATGTGACAAAAGCAATTGCTATGGAAGGTACCacctaaaagaacaaaaaagcATAGTAAAGGTTGGATAGAAGATAAGTATGCAAAGATACGCTAAGATTTTAATTTCGGTTCCAGGATATGCCTTTAAACACTGACCTTAACAGAGTTTGGGACCAAACCCTTGTACAGTGCTCCAAACCCCTCATGACGTACTGTTTTCCTGAATGCATCAACCATACCAGTATATTCCAGGGATGCCCTTCTCTTTCCATCACCAACGACAACCGAAGCAGCATCCTTCCAGCCTACCATCTGCATTCTTCTCCGGATGACATCGAGAGGGTAAGCAACTGTCTGGCCCACAGTCCCAGCAGCAGCCCCACATGCAAGCCTCGTAGGTACACTCAACTCAGAGTCCTGGACTAGTCCAAAAGGTCTACTTTTGATCAACCAGTCTTTCAGAGATTCATAAACAGCAAAATTGAGACCAACGTAAGGTACCTGTAAACAGATTAGAAAACATTTTAGACATCTCATACAGAAATGCGAATAAAACcttggggtgtgctatctacacaccctattttacttctcacacaccccttgttaatttctgtccgttgatcttcttcaattcatccaatccgacggccgaaaattaaaaaggtgttgagaagtaaaatggggtgtgtggacaTCACACCCCTAAAACCTTTCCTCGCACAATattaccctaaaaaaatatcCCATCAGAACTATAACTCATCATCTACACTCATCAAAGTGCAGATTACGACAATGGAAATGTTAATGAATGAACCAACGATTTGATAGAGGATTCTATTTATTTTAGCACCATAGAGAATACAGAAATAAACAAACACTTCACTTACAACTCCTATGACAGAAGGCAGCCAGCCTCTGTACAGAGCCCGGGGTCCTTCTTCCCTAAAGACGGTTGTGAGAGCATGATATATTCCCCTATATTGCCGAGGAGACATGTCTGTCTGAAGAAATAAAGTTCAAACAAATTTAAGCCATCAAGGTGAACATGCAATACTAATTGCTTCGATCACAGAAAGAAATCTCTAAATTATACCTGGACAGTCAAACGACCTCGTACCATGTCCATTGGGTAAGTTGCTGACATGGCAATAATTCCAGCACATGCACCAGCTCCAAGGCGTAATACAGGTGTGAGTTGAGCATCTTCTGCAAGAGATGAACAACAAATATCACTCTAGAAATCCATTAAAGCCacaattttcataatttttttcccAAAATTGGATCTATAAGACATACATTTTACATGAGGGAAGAACTTGGCCACAGAGAGCACACAACTGATTCAAAGTTAACCAAAGAAACTCATTGGCAATCAGATCTCAGACAACAAACACAGACTGAATGAATTCAGCCCAGGAAatcaaaaaattt of Malus sylvestris chromosome 6, drMalSylv7.2, whole genome shotgun sequence contains these proteins:
- the LOC126627496 gene encoding mitochondrial adenine nucleotide transporter ADNT1-like; this encodes MASEDVKRTSDSAVSTIVNLAEEAKLASEGVKAPTGHVLLSIAKSLVAGGVAGGVSRTAVAPLERLKILLQVQNPHSIKYNGTIQGLKYIWRTEGFRGLFKGNGTNCARIVPNSAVKFFSYEEASKGILWFYRQQTGNEDAQLTPVLRLGAGACAGIIAMSATYPMDMVRGRLTVQTDMSPRQYRGIYHALTTVFREEGPRALYRGWLPSVIGVVPYVGLNFAVYESLKDWLIKSRPFGLVQDSELSVPTRLACGAAAGTVGQTVAYPLDVIRRRMQMVGWKDAASVVVGDGKRRASLEYTGMVDAFRKTVRHEGFGALYKGLVPNSVKVVPSIAIAFVTYEVVKDVLGVEMRISD